One Citrobacter amalonaticus genomic window carries:
- the mzaC gene encoding MZA anti-phage system associated Z1 domain-containing protein MzaC: MSLNPLDDTQLSVLQIVQTLLQGQDKSTITPGILRQHIDMVCQMKPEWSRLDNREILVEELIRRYSIWMGEDTSLSNDEGHQPWLTADAKREWRYWHRYRQWLGKTMPWGVLDTLDRSTDRVLGLLEQPGREGRWDRRGLVVGHVQSGKTSHYTGLICKAADAGYKIIIVLAGLHNNLRSQTQMRLDEGFLGYETSPLREKVTIIGVGDIDSDPVIRPNYVTNRSEKGDFSAGVAKNLGISPEQRPWLFVVKKNKSILKRLHTWIENHVATSVDPVTGKRFVSELPLLMIDDEADNASVDTGEIVYDDDGKPDAEHQPTAINSLIRKLLMQFSRKAYVGYTATPFANIFIHESNETRDEGPDLFPSAFIINLGAPSNYIGPARVFGRAAAEGRTGELPLIRRVSDHCSDDGKRGWMPVSHKSSHYPTLDTLTHFPDSLKHAIDSFLLACCVRELRGQGDKHSSMLVHVTRFNKVQSVVYEHIDAYIQDVRQRLTRRIGHEPFLHQLESLWQADFLPTGQKIRDVMPQQIPDDAFAWREIVDKLYTVIENVSVRMINGTAKDALDYSDSATGLKVIAIGGDKLARGLTLEGLCTSYFLRASRMYDTLMQMGRWFGYRQGYLDVCRLYTTDELIEWFEHIADASEELREEFDNMVASGGTPRDFGLKVKSHPVLMVTSPLKMRSARSLWLSFSGTVVETISLFKEPEYHKRNYAAFQHLTGRVGSGAPIPERRRAEKIEKWKGVIWQNVSPEPIIDFLTEYETHAQARKANSKLLADFITRMNRVDELTQWTVAVIGGGVDRHHDVCGFPVPLMLRKASEGVTDRYSIGRLLSPRDEGIDCDESTWLAALAETQRIFHADPGRNEGREEPAIPGGVVLRRIKGFGINDIPAQRQKGLLLIYLLDPQQALSAAEYQDDALPVVAFGISFPGSRSGVTVEYKVNNVLWEQEYGAAE; encoded by the coding sequence ATGAGTCTGAATCCCCTGGATGACACGCAACTGAGTGTATTGCAGATTGTGCAAACGCTCCTGCAAGGCCAGGATAAAAGCACGATCACGCCTGGCATTCTGCGCCAACATATTGACATGGTTTGTCAGATGAAACCGGAGTGGAGCCGCCTTGATAACCGGGAGATTCTGGTCGAAGAGTTGATCCGCCGTTATAGCATCTGGATGGGGGAAGATACTTCTCTGAGTAATGACGAAGGGCATCAACCCTGGCTGACCGCTGATGCGAAACGCGAGTGGCGCTACTGGCATCGATATCGCCAATGGCTTGGTAAAACGATGCCCTGGGGTGTCCTGGATACCCTTGACCGTTCAACGGATCGTGTTCTGGGATTACTTGAGCAGCCAGGGCGGGAAGGGCGCTGGGACCGGCGTGGTCTGGTGGTCGGCCATGTTCAGTCGGGGAAAACCAGCCACTATACCGGTCTAATCTGTAAAGCCGCGGATGCGGGATATAAGATAATCATTGTGCTTGCGGGTTTGCATAATAACCTCCGCTCGCAGACCCAAATGCGTCTGGATGAAGGATTTCTTGGCTACGAGACGAGTCCACTCAGAGAAAAAGTGACCATCATTGGGGTGGGCGATATTGATAGCGATCCCGTCATTCGTCCCAATTACGTCACCAACCGATCTGAAAAGGGCGACTTCAGTGCCGGAGTGGCTAAGAATCTGGGGATCAGCCCCGAGCAACGGCCCTGGCTGTTCGTGGTAAAGAAAAATAAATCAATTCTGAAACGCCTGCATACCTGGATTGAAAACCATGTCGCCACCAGCGTTGACCCCGTCACCGGAAAGCGTTTTGTTTCGGAATTACCGCTGCTGATGATTGATGATGAAGCGGATAACGCCTCAGTTGATACGGGGGAAATTGTCTACGATGACGATGGAAAACCGGATGCTGAACATCAGCCAACGGCAATCAATAGCCTGATTCGTAAGCTGTTGATGCAGTTCAGCCGTAAGGCGTATGTCGGCTATACCGCCACGCCCTTTGCCAATATTTTTATTCACGAGAGCAATGAAACGCGTGATGAAGGCCCGGATTTGTTCCCTTCCGCCTTTATCATTAACCTCGGCGCACCTTCTAACTACATCGGCCCGGCGAGGGTATTTGGGCGGGCCGCCGCGGAAGGGCGGACCGGTGAACTGCCTTTGATCAGGCGGGTGAGCGATCATTGCAGCGATGACGGAAAAAGAGGGTGGATGCCGGTTTCTCATAAGAGCTCGCACTATCCCACGCTCGATACGCTAACCCATTTCCCGGACTCGTTAAAACACGCCATCGATAGCTTTTTGCTGGCGTGCTGCGTCCGGGAATTGCGCGGTCAAGGAGATAAACACAGTTCGATGCTGGTCCATGTGACCCGCTTCAATAAAGTGCAATCGGTCGTTTATGAGCATATTGACGCCTACATTCAGGACGTGAGACAGCGACTGACGCGAAGGATTGGACACGAGCCTTTTTTACATCAGCTTGAATCACTCTGGCAGGCCGACTTTTTGCCGACTGGTCAGAAGATCCGCGACGTCATGCCGCAGCAGATTCCGGACGACGCCTTTGCGTGGCGGGAGATCGTCGACAAGCTGTATACCGTGATCGAAAACGTGTCGGTACGAATGATAAACGGAACGGCGAAGGATGCGCTTGATTATTCGGACAGTGCGACAGGCTTAAAAGTCATTGCGATTGGCGGAGACAAACTGGCTCGAGGGCTAACGCTTGAGGGATTATGCACCAGTTATTTCCTACGCGCCTCCCGCATGTATGACACGTTAATGCAGATGGGACGCTGGTTTGGCTATCGCCAGGGATATCTGGACGTATGTCGGCTGTATACTACCGATGAGCTGATTGAATGGTTTGAGCACATTGCGGATGCCTCGGAAGAGCTGAGAGAAGAGTTTGACAATATGGTCGCCAGCGGCGGAACCCCGCGTGATTTCGGGCTAAAAGTGAAATCACACCCTGTGTTAATGGTGACATCCCCCTTAAAAATGCGTAGCGCGCGCTCACTATGGCTCTCTTTCAGTGGCACGGTGGTCGAAACGATTTCGTTGTTTAAAGAACCGGAGTACCACAAGCGTAACTACGCGGCCTTCCAGCATCTGACCGGGCGTGTCGGTTCTGGCGCGCCGATCCCTGAGAGACGGCGCGCAGAGAAGATTGAAAAATGGAAAGGGGTCATTTGGCAAAACGTCTCTCCCGAGCCGATCATTGATTTCTTAACGGAATATGAGACCCACGCTCAGGCCAGGAAAGCCAACAGCAAACTGCTGGCGGATTTCATTACGCGGATGAATCGTGTTGATGAACTCACCCAATGGACGGTGGCGGTGATAGGGGGTGGCGTCGATCGTCATCACGATGTCTGTGGCTTCCCGGTCCCGCTTATGCTGCGTAAAGCGTCTGAGGGGGTCACTGACCGCTATTCTATTGGCCGTTTACTTTCCCCACGCGATGAAGGGATTGACTGCGATGAATCGACCTGGCTTGCCGCGCTGGCCGAAACGCAGCGTATTTTTCATGCCGATCCCGGACGCAATGAAGGGCGAGAGGAGCCCGCCATTCCTGGTGGCGTAGTACTGCGCCGGATCAAAGGATTTGGCATAAACGACATCCCGGCACAGCGTCAAAAAGGGCTACTGCTCATTTACTTACTGGACCCGCAACAGGCGTTGTCGGCAGCGGAATATCAGGACGATGCCTTGCCGGTGGTGGCTTTTGGCATCAGTTTTCCGGGAAGCCGCAGTGGGGTAACGGTGGAGTACAAAGTGAACAACGTACTGTGGGAGCAAGAATATGGTGCGGCTGAGTAA
- the mzaB gene encoding MZA anti-phage system associated ATPase MzaB, whose product MTTMRHAPPNAAIMIEALRGLGYNTATALADIIDNSISAGARKVDLTFHWRESDSYIVVRDNGCGMSAAELDVAMRLGVKNPLTKRPGHDLGRFGLGLKTASFSQCRRLTVSSKKEGITTILRWDLDILAASTDDGWYLLEGADPGSQEALANAEPDSHGTVVLWDVLDRIVTPGYGEKDFLNLMDGVEQHLAMVFHRFLEGNSPLLTLTLNGRKIKAWDPFLSGHPSKPWHSPSAMAPGAPAVKVECHVLPHQDHLTTQEYQQAQGPAGWTAQQGFYVYRNERLLVAGNWLGLGSPRAWTKDETHRLARIRLDIPNDADIDWKIDIRKSMARPPVSLRPWLTQLAQSTRDRAVRTFAKRGKMNKRKPGEELVHLWQAQKTSSGVRYQISLQHPVISNVLSQAGELSPQIQAMLRLIEETVPVQQIWLDTAETKETPRTGFETAPPAEVLSVLQVMYQTLVGQQSMSPALAKQHLQNMEPFDNYPELIAQLPDDQQEKSL is encoded by the coding sequence ATGACGACCATGCGCCATGCGCCACCGAATGCAGCCATTATGATCGAAGCTCTGCGAGGGCTCGGCTACAACACCGCCACCGCACTGGCTGATATCATCGACAACAGCATCAGTGCTGGTGCCCGTAAGGTCGATCTGACTTTTCACTGGCGTGAGTCGGATAGCTATATTGTGGTTCGGGATAATGGTTGCGGCATGTCAGCCGCTGAACTGGATGTTGCGATGCGGCTGGGGGTTAAAAACCCGCTGACAAAGCGTCCAGGACACGATCTGGGCCGCTTCGGCCTTGGACTCAAAACCGCCTCCTTTTCGCAATGTCGCCGCCTGACGGTCTCCTCTAAAAAAGAGGGGATAACGACCATCCTGCGGTGGGATCTGGACATTCTCGCCGCCAGTACGGACGACGGTTGGTATTTGCTTGAAGGTGCTGATCCAGGGAGTCAGGAGGCGTTAGCAAATGCGGAACCTGACTCCCACGGTACGGTGGTGCTGTGGGACGTTTTAGACCGAATTGTCACCCCCGGCTACGGTGAGAAAGATTTCCTCAATCTGATGGATGGCGTTGAACAACATCTGGCGATGGTATTTCACCGATTCCTTGAGGGGAACTCTCCCCTACTCACTCTCACCCTCAATGGTCGCAAAATTAAAGCCTGGGATCCCTTTCTTAGCGGGCATCCTTCCAAGCCCTGGCATTCGCCTTCGGCAATGGCGCCAGGCGCTCCTGCCGTGAAGGTGGAGTGTCATGTTCTGCCGCATCAGGATCACCTGACGACGCAGGAGTATCAACAGGCTCAAGGACCGGCAGGCTGGACGGCTCAGCAAGGATTTTATGTATACCGGAATGAGCGATTGCTGGTGGCGGGCAACTGGCTTGGACTCGGAAGTCCCCGGGCCTGGACGAAAGATGAAACCCACCGCCTTGCGCGGATCCGTCTGGATATCCCTAATGATGCCGACATAGACTGGAAGATTGATATTCGTAAATCGATGGCGCGTCCGCCGGTTTCGCTGCGTCCCTGGTTAACTCAACTGGCGCAATCAACACGCGATCGTGCGGTAAGGACATTTGCCAAACGCGGGAAAATGAATAAGCGCAAGCCCGGCGAGGAACTCGTTCATCTTTGGCAGGCGCAGAAGACGTCATCAGGTGTTCGTTACCAGATTTCGTTACAACATCCTGTCATCAGCAATGTCCTTTCGCAGGCTGGTGAGTTATCCCCACAAATTCAGGCCATGCTAAGACTGATTGAGGAAACCGTTCCGGTTCAGCAAATCTGGCTTGATACGGCTGAGACAAAAGAGACGCCGCGGACAGGCTTTGAAACCGCGCCGCCCGCAGAGGTGTTATCCGTATTGCAGGTCATGTACCAGACCCTGGTTGGTCAGCAGTCGATGTCACCGGCGCTGGCGAAACAGCATCTGCAAAATATGGAACCTTTCGATAATTATCCCGAATTAATTGCACAACTCCCCGACGATCAACAAGAGAAATCGCTATGA
- the mzaA gene encoding MZA anti-phage system associated sigma-70 family RNA polymerase sigma factor MzaA, translated as MHRSVSEFYRIPPLLIRALKSGVSSVVEFHLSRGLPKDSRDSLGNSPLMIAAQNGHFAICEMLLRAGVDVEHQNNLGFCASDLAQEQTLRDLLARYRQSPSPAGQQPAGGPVDEADVEVEIEAEADVETEPPETEDAMDFMRWDAEVESEPAEDNLTLRHASAEAQQLLSRYRPKDNAAEWIDIELSLPDPPTPVSHSPQNYPHFSTLLTGALDAGRVSVRDIRFAGEEDFGMPWPEFRVSVEALIKDLPLIVDGDDAFPESDACEAFAASGDLEPWFDAFGALRLSGIFERYLVDIRQWDVVDKTKEERLGQRMDTALINLMTILAGLPEAEYLQLLHPNRLPAPAPESSEEEDDAEDADEDISSAADDDDAISFNDLLILLRSGKAEEYQDNHIPRPEYADLQQIVERAQTLIPDECHKMSLYVSSYRDAWEGLIHANLRLVVAIAKKHCGRGLDIEDLIQEGNLGLIKAVEKFDYRRGFKFSTYASWWIRQKITRAIADQAQLIRLPVHFYEQFRRWRSSRDQLLHRQGITPTLRRLQEMTDLPERQLLRMAKYEEQTALIGDFHDDAQDLSGDALLTRRDFTSAPVQSLELREHISSVLDTLLPREAQIIKMRFGIGMTQDFTLEEVGKQFDVTRERIRQIEAKALRKLRHHSRASKLGGFVEQWETALSEMQEEEE; from the coding sequence ATGCATCGCTCTGTTTCTGAGTTTTATCGCATTCCCCCTTTACTTATTCGGGCGCTAAAAAGCGGAGTCTCCTCCGTGGTGGAGTTTCATCTCAGCAGGGGATTGCCGAAAGATTCACGAGATTCTCTGGGAAATAGCCCATTGATGATTGCGGCCCAGAATGGGCATTTCGCTATTTGCGAAATGTTGTTGCGTGCGGGTGTCGATGTTGAACATCAAAACAACCTCGGGTTTTGCGCCAGTGACCTCGCGCAGGAGCAAACGCTGCGTGATCTGTTGGCCCGTTATCGGCAATCTCCTTCGCCTGCCGGACAGCAACCAGCAGGAGGGCCAGTTGATGAAGCAGACGTTGAGGTTGAAATTGAAGCCGAAGCCGATGTTGAAACAGAACCTCCCGAAACCGAAGACGCTATGGATTTTATGCGGTGGGATGCTGAGGTCGAATCGGAACCCGCCGAAGATAATCTGACATTACGACACGCTTCCGCTGAGGCTCAGCAATTATTATCCCGCTATCGCCCGAAAGATAACGCTGCTGAGTGGATCGATATCGAACTCTCGCTTCCTGACCCGCCGACGCCAGTTTCTCACTCTCCGCAAAATTACCCCCATTTCTCAACGTTGCTCACTGGCGCACTGGATGCAGGTCGTGTCTCTGTGCGTGACATCCGGTTTGCCGGGGAAGAGGATTTCGGCATGCCGTGGCCTGAATTCCGGGTCAGCGTAGAGGCCTTGATCAAGGACTTACCTTTGATTGTGGATGGCGATGATGCTTTCCCGGAAAGTGATGCCTGTGAGGCATTCGCGGCGAGTGGCGATCTTGAGCCCTGGTTTGACGCATTCGGTGCATTGCGGCTGTCCGGCATCTTTGAACGTTATCTTGTGGACATTCGCCAGTGGGATGTCGTCGATAAAACAAAGGAAGAGCGACTCGGGCAGCGCATGGATACGGCGCTTATCAATTTGATGACGATCCTGGCGGGATTACCCGAAGCAGAATATCTTCAGTTGCTGCATCCGAATCGCCTTCCGGCGCCAGCGCCTGAGAGTTCTGAAGAGGAAGACGACGCGGAAGACGCGGATGAGGACATCTCTTCTGCAGCCGATGACGATGACGCCATCAGCTTTAACGATCTGCTCATTCTGCTGAGAAGTGGGAAAGCAGAAGAGTACCAGGATAATCATATCCCTCGCCCGGAGTACGCTGACCTGCAACAGATCGTCGAGCGCGCCCAAACGCTCATCCCTGATGAATGCCACAAAATGAGTCTGTATGTCAGTAGTTACAGAGACGCCTGGGAGGGGTTAATCCACGCCAATTTGCGTCTGGTGGTCGCGATTGCGAAAAAACACTGCGGGCGAGGATTAGATATCGAGGACCTGATCCAGGAAGGCAATCTGGGCTTGATCAAGGCCGTTGAAAAATTCGACTATCGGCGTGGATTTAAATTCTCCACCTATGCCTCCTGGTGGATCCGCCAGAAGATCACCCGTGCGATTGCCGATCAGGCGCAGCTCATCCGTTTACCCGTTCACTTCTATGAGCAATTCAGGCGCTGGCGGAGCAGTCGGGATCAGTTGCTGCATCGCCAGGGGATAACGCCCACCCTCAGACGGTTGCAGGAAATGACCGACCTGCCAGAGCGTCAACTTCTTCGGATGGCTAAATATGAAGAACAGACGGCGCTGATTGGTGATTTTCACGATGACGCCCAGGACCTGTCAGGAGACGCGCTGCTGACCAGAAGGGATTTCACCAGTGCTCCCGTTCAGTCTCTGGAGCTAAGAGAACATATTTCATCGGTTCTGGATACGCTGTTGCCACGCGAAGCACAGATCATAAAAATGCGTTTTGGCATCGGTATGACGCAAGATTTCACGCTGGAAGAGGTGGGTAAACAGTTTGATGTCACGCGAGAAAGGATACGTCAGATAGAAGCCAAAGCGCTCCGTAAGCTCCGTCATCACAGCCGGGCGTCGAAATTAGGCGGCTTCGTCGAACAGTGGGAAACCGCGTTGAGCGAGATGCAGGAAGAAGAAGAATGA
- a CDS encoding cyclic diguanylate phosphodiesterase — translation MRNTLLPIIVAVLLFIFGVSVLNMQLWYSARAGSLSGARYVASDIDVILDEATHATSTASDITRKGCDQEGQYRLGTEAALQPHLRTILIYREGKIWCSSLPGNRVLLSYLSEIPETTLQLAPANNTINRRPVLLYQNQIAGSRIVITISDQHIRDSLRTPLKEVNYSLMVGKAILGLSGDVVTVNDTDQKFGQVGSKRYPFTIRYHLPPVFSLQRLISQGMGMMIFIFLMSCFAAYALIKYLNKNTTPEDALRRAILKGEIVPFYQPVVNGREGTLRGVEVLARWKHPKAGYISPASFIPVAEKSGLIIPLTQSLMEQVVTHMNAIATKLPEGFHVGINFSASHITAPTFVEECLNFKARFSRKDLNLVIEVTEREPLHVDEHLVQTLNTLHENGFVIALDDFGTGYSGLSYLHDLHIDYIKIDQSFVARVSMEEDSTRILDCVLDLARKLSLSIVAEGVETKAQVDYLNRNNITFQQGYYFFKPVNFTELIKIILSKPKVKVVVE, via the coding sequence ATGCGTAACACTCTTCTCCCTATTATCGTTGCTGTGTTGCTCTTTATTTTCGGCGTTTCTGTTTTGAATATGCAACTCTGGTATTCGGCGAGAGCAGGCAGTCTTTCAGGGGCTCGCTATGTTGCGAGTGATATCGATGTCATTCTTGATGAGGCAACTCACGCGACATCAACGGCCAGTGATATCACGCGAAAGGGTTGCGATCAGGAAGGGCAGTACCGGCTGGGGACGGAGGCCGCGCTACAGCCTCATCTTCGAACCATTTTAATCTACCGGGAAGGCAAAATATGGTGCTCTTCGCTGCCGGGTAATCGCGTGCTACTTTCTTATCTTTCTGAGATACCGGAGACAACGCTGCAACTCGCGCCAGCAAATAATACGATTAACAGACGACCGGTGTTGTTATATCAGAATCAAATTGCCGGGAGCCGAATTGTCATCACCATCAGCGACCAGCATATTCGTGATTCACTGCGTACGCCGCTGAAAGAGGTAAATTATTCATTAATGGTAGGGAAGGCGATCCTCGGGCTGTCCGGCGATGTGGTAACCGTCAACGATACAGACCAGAAGTTCGGACAGGTAGGCTCAAAACGTTACCCCTTCACAATACGTTATCATTTACCGCCCGTGTTTAGCCTGCAAAGGCTCATCAGTCAGGGGATGGGCATGATGATTTTCATTTTTCTCATGTCTTGTTTCGCCGCGTATGCCCTGATTAAGTATTTAAATAAAAACACCACGCCGGAAGACGCGCTGCGCAGAGCTATTCTCAAGGGAGAAATCGTGCCTTTTTACCAGCCCGTGGTGAATGGTCGGGAAGGGACGCTACGGGGCGTTGAGGTGCTGGCGAGATGGAAACACCCGAAAGCCGGATATATTTCCCCGGCGTCATTTATTCCGGTGGCGGAAAAGTCGGGGCTGATTATTCCTCTGACGCAAAGTTTGATGGAACAGGTGGTTACCCATATGAATGCTATCGCCACGAAGTTGCCAGAAGGTTTTCATGTCGGAATTAACTTCAGCGCCTCTCATATTACCGCTCCAACCTTTGTCGAAGAGTGTCTGAACTTTAAGGCGCGGTTCAGCCGAAAAGATTTGAATCTGGTGATCGAAGTGACCGAGCGTGAACCTTTGCATGTCGATGAGCACCTGGTGCAGACGCTTAACACGCTGCATGAGAATGGCTTTGTTATTGCGCTGGATGATTTTGGCACCGGCTATTCGGGGCTTTCTTACCTTCACGACCTGCATATTGATTACATTAAGATCGATCAAAGTTTTGTGGCGCGCGTCAGCATGGAGGAGGATTCCACCCGGATTCTGGACTGCGTGCTGGATCTGGCGCGAAAACTGTCGCTAAGTATTGTCGCGGAGGGCGTGGAAACGAAGGCGCAGGTTGACTACCTGAACCGCAACAATATTACCTTTCAACAGGGCTATTATTTCTTTAAACCCGTTAATTTCACCGAACTGATAAAAATTATTCTGTCAAAGCCTAAAGTAAAAGTGGTCGTGGAGTAG
- a CDS encoding autotransporter outer membrane beta-barrel domain-containing protein, producing MTIKKYALLMGLFSFEGVAAEAVCSSADGVSAVCNGDTGLVNDIDSKINGYDSITINTTANERGYGFDFRQTTHHLTPKDITITTLGKYSDGILGRIATTTIDGNLTIKTYGEYSSGILLQEVEDANITLAGATNIYARYGMGIALELTLGSNRNNILTAGDNVSIVTDGTGSNVNRGTGYGVYAGSAYYLNAMGFIPDHSTARITLGNNVSVQTNGDEAHAVYANKTGMIQVGDIAVVTRGDRATGLKAEDGNKYVPPGTRMLRAQTQNYEGGKIFLTRNVNIDLEGAGSYAMHSTGFGSYIGSSYLGGQQSRGTYIVNGDLLADRQGVIDLRMTQGSAFTGSANSTQLNADNSLNTVDNGYIYLDMSRTNSVWNMTEDSVVTRLDLHDANLTYTAPTTFASYTPKYLHVVEDYSGTNGILTLNTVLGGDDSLTDKLYVLGDVAAGNTQVSINNIGGQGALTQQGIEIVNVGGESIGTFTKHGRIVAGAYDYDVVRKGENWYLVSGIATSPTPEPSPEPGPKPTPVIRPEGGEYVANIAAANTLFQHRLHDRLGEPHYVDALKGETESVSSLWMRHVGGHTRFKDNSGQINTQANRYVVQLGGDIAQWSGDEKDRYHLGVMGGYANQKSNSHNKLNHYYSRGSVEGYSLGVYGTWLQNNEEKTGAYVDSWLMYNWFDNTVSGYGLAQEEYKSKGFTASVESGYTWKIGEKNERERYYFQTVGQLTWMGVKANAHREANGTRVTSEGDGNLQTRLGARVFIKGHSKIDEGKERIFEPFVEANWIHNTKRFGASMSGVDVEQAGTRNIAELKAGVESQLNRNVNLWGNVAQQIGDAGYSDTSAMLGVKVNF from the coding sequence ATGACAATAAAGAAGTATGCCTTACTGATGGGGTTATTTTCCTTCGAGGGCGTTGCCGCCGAAGCCGTGTGTAGTTCTGCTGATGGGGTGAGTGCTGTCTGCAATGGTGACACAGGGCTGGTGAATGATATCGACAGTAAAATTAATGGTTATGACAGCATCACCATTAATACGACGGCGAATGAACGAGGCTATGGGTTTGATTTCCGCCAGACAACGCATCATTTGACGCCGAAGGATATTACGATTACGACACTTGGAAAGTATTCGGATGGGATTCTCGGCCGAATTGCAACGACGACCATTGACGGTAATTTGACGATTAAAACGTATGGTGAATACTCTTCCGGTATTTTATTGCAGGAAGTGGAGGATGCCAATATCACCCTTGCGGGTGCCACGAATATCTATGCACGTTATGGCATGGGAATTGCGCTGGAACTGACCCTGGGAAGTAACAGGAATAATATTTTAACCGCCGGGGATAATGTCTCCATTGTTACTGATGGCACCGGAAGCAATGTTAACAGGGGGACGGGTTATGGCGTATATGCCGGTTCCGCCTACTATCTGAACGCAATGGGGTTTATTCCCGATCACAGTACCGCCCGCATTACGCTGGGAAATAATGTTTCCGTACAAACCAATGGCGATGAAGCCCATGCGGTTTACGCCAATAAAACGGGCATGATTCAGGTTGGCGATATTGCGGTCGTTACCCGTGGCGACAGGGCGACGGGACTGAAAGCGGAGGATGGCAATAAGTATGTACCGCCGGGAACGCGCATGCTCAGAGCCCAGACGCAAAACTACGAAGGCGGGAAAATCTTCCTGACCCGGAACGTGAATATTGATCTGGAAGGTGCCGGAAGTTACGCGATGCATTCGACCGGTTTTGGTTCGTATATCGGCTCCTCATACCTGGGAGGACAGCAGTCACGCGGAACCTATATCGTCAACGGTGATTTGTTGGCGGACAGGCAGGGGGTTATCGATCTCCGTATGACCCAGGGCTCTGCGTTTACCGGTAGCGCCAACTCAACCCAACTCAATGCTGATAACTCCCTGAATACCGTAGATAACGGTTATATTTACCTTGATATGTCCAGAACCAATAGCGTCTGGAATATGACGGAAGATTCGGTCGTTACGCGTCTCGATCTGCATGATGCGAATTTGACGTACACCGCACCCACCACTTTCGCATCCTACACACCTAAATATCTTCACGTCGTTGAGGATTATTCCGGTACGAATGGCATCCTGACGCTGAATACGGTGCTGGGCGGCGACGATTCATTGACCGATAAACTGTATGTGTTGGGTGATGTGGCAGCGGGGAATACTCAGGTCAGCATCAACAATATTGGCGGCCAGGGCGCGCTGACTCAGCAGGGGATCGAAATTGTTAACGTTGGCGGCGAGTCGATCGGTACGTTTACCAAACATGGGCGTATTGTCGCGGGCGCCTATGACTATGATGTCGTGCGCAAAGGGGAAAACTGGTATCTCGTGAGTGGTATTGCGACGAGCCCGACGCCGGAACCTTCTCCCGAGCCTGGCCCGAAACCTACACCCGTGATTCGCCCTGAAGGGGGAGAGTACGTGGCAAACATCGCGGCTGCGAACACGCTGTTCCAGCATCGTTTACATGACCGTTTAGGCGAGCCTCACTATGTAGACGCCCTGAAAGGAGAAACGGAGAGCGTTTCCAGCCTCTGGATGCGCCACGTTGGCGGGCATACGCGTTTTAAAGACAACAGCGGGCAAATTAATACCCAGGCGAACCGTTATGTCGTCCAGTTGGGCGGAGATATCGCACAGTGGAGCGGCGATGAAAAGGACCGCTATCACCTTGGCGTCATGGGTGGATATGCTAATCAAAAAAGTAACTCTCATAATAAGTTGAACCACTATTACAGCAGGGGCAGCGTGGAGGGTTATAGTCTCGGGGTTTACGGCACGTGGTTGCAAAATAATGAAGAGAAAACGGGCGCTTACGTGGACAGCTGGTTAATGTACAACTGGTTTGATAACACCGTCAGCGGCTACGGTCTGGCGCAGGAAGAGTATAAATCGAAAGGATTTACCGCGTCTGTGGAATCCGGATATACCTGGAAAATCGGCGAGAAGAATGAGCGCGAACGCTACTATTTCCAGACAGTGGGCCAGTTAACCTGGATGGGCGTGAAAGCCAATGCGCACCGTGAAGCTAACGGTACGCGGGTGACCAGCGAAGGAGACGGTAATCTTCAGACTCGTCTTGGCGCACGTGTATTCATTAAAGGGCACAGCAAAATTGATGAAGGGAAAGAACGTATTTTTGAACCTTTCGTCGAAGCAAACTGGATTCACAATACCAAACGTTTTGGCGCGTCGATGAGCGGTGTCGATGTTGAACAGGCTGGGACGCGCAACATTGCCGAACTGAAAGCCGGTGTGGAAAGTCAGCTTAACCGTAACGTTAATCTCTGGGGTAATGTTGCCCAGCAAATTGGCGATGCTGGCTACAGCGATACCAGCGCGATGCTGGGGGTGAAAGTGAATTTCTAA